The Bacillus zhangzhouensis region ATGCGTCCACGAAGTCATCTCATGGATTAAGGAAAATGCGAATGGACGTAAAGTGATTCTAATTGGATTTTCTTTAGGTGCGCAGATTGCCATTGATGTGTTATCAAGAGAGCCGGATATCGTAGACATAGCTGTCATCAACAGCGCCCTAGTGATGTCTTTGCCATGGCTCTATTTCATGGTGAGACCCCTCTTACCAATGACGTACCCATTATTAAAGAAGGATTGGTTTATCCAGCTCCAAGCTGAAAAGATGGGGCTTCCACAACATGTATTGCATCATTATGCAGCGGATTCGAAACATCTGCAGAAGAAAACCCTTCTTACGATGTTTCAAGAAAACCTCTATTACAAGCTCCCAGACTCGTTTCAGCAAGCAAAGACACGTATTCTTGTCACAGTGGGAGAAAAAGAAAAAGGCATCATGAAACAGTCAGCAAAAAAAATAACGAATTCACATCTGAAGGCATCAGGTGTCGTCGTTCCCG contains the following coding sequences:
- a CDS encoding alpha/beta hydrolase, translating into MNKSIMIFLHGGGVSSWMWQEQIEMFKNTYECFAPDLIGHGTRAKEQIFSMRECVHEVISWIKENANGRKVILIGFSLGAQIAIDVLSREPDIVDIAVINSALVMSLPWLYFMVRPLLPMTYPLLKKDWFIQLQAEKMGLPQHVLHHYAADSKHLQKKTLLTMFQENLYYKLPDSFQQAKTRILVTVGEKEKGIMKQSAKKITNSHLKASGVVVPGIGHTFTFEKKELFTEMIKSFIEARALPVELKEIQ